aattatcaTGATTATGTCTTACTTTTAATTAAGACCTAAAATCCAgtgttcaattattattattattattattattattttttttttacaaaagaccaattttaaaaagtatgtttaatatggacatgttggcctctgaaaactatgtccatctatatgcactcaatacttggttggggctatttgacttcaTCTACTGGAAATCgatttttccatcatattctcatttattgagatgcacctgtatgtacaGTGGAATGCACTTAAATGCGCAGTTCAGGCTGCTAAATGTCCTGGTTGTAGTAATAGTTGTCGTAATGGAACCTGCATGCAGTTGTATGGAatttcaaaaatattattagtTGTACATGATGCTCACTTAATAGGTCATCTATTTCTTGCATTAATCAGCTGGAAGTGTCTGTTTAACTTACAATTATCTATGTAAACTTTTCTATCAGGCTATTCAAGATATCACCAGAAGTTATGAGATCCCTCCAGAGGATATTGTAACTCTTATATATGCAAGGATTGATGTCCACGGAGAAGGTAAGGAATATTTTATTGTCAACCCAGAACTAATTTAATGATCAAATATTTGATTAGCCTTGAACATAAACACAGCATTCATGGTTAGACATGCAtgtatatctttatttattctattaaaCCTTTATTTGACTCAGTAAGTTccttttgagataaaaaaaaaaaaatcttccaaaggAGCCCTGGGAAAGATAACAACAATTCAATGTTTcaaacaacatacacacaaacattaaaacaggtaaaagaaaagaaaagaaaagaaaagaaaagaaaagaaaaaaaaagaaaagattaacTCACACTACATTGTTTTAAGCATACAGGCAGAAGTTCAGTCATATAAAAACAAGGCACAGTATCACCTCACTAAATGATGTGCCTAGGACAGACAGGATGAAACAAATCTAGCTAAGGTTAAGGATGCAATCAAATTCCAATTAAATTAGCCTTCAACCCCTTCACTAAATTCGTAATTGTCCTAACTGGGATTAGCCTATAGCTGCAAATCTGCCTGCAAAGGGTTCCAGCCAGGCTGCAAGGACATAGGAGATAGTGATGTCCACATGGTCAGCAAAGCCCAGTAAATGATTGTGTTGAAAGGTGTGGATgctattttcatattttctacTTGTATCTTCAGGTGAGCTGACGCTGGAGGAGTTCATCAGTGGTGCCCGGGATCATCCCGACATCATGGACATGCTAACCAAGATGATGGATCTTACCAATGTCCTGGAAATCATTCTCAATGGTCAACAGAAGAAGTCTGTGAGCTGAATAGATAACGAAACCAGCTGGATTGTGTGGACAGTTGAGATCCTTTTTTGGAAGGTTTTCAGAATGCAGCAGTGGTGAGGACAGTCTGTCTGCTTGATTGGCCAAGTCCCATTTCAAACTGCAGGGACTGAACTGAATGAACTGACTGAGCAGACACAATCTCTCACCTGATGGAGAAAGACAATTTGTCCTCTGCTTGTGCTCTCACATTTCTTCAATGGAGGCCCTTCAATTCTGAcaagttttaaaacatttttacaggtTATACGTCTGAAGAGTCTGAATAAAGCAAGGCCCATCTGCTTGCAGAATCGCATCATTGTTTGAGTAGAGGGCATGAAGCAGGGTGAATAAATCAATTTGATTGACTGTTTTAGGAACTTGTTGAGCCGCAAAAATTATATGGGACTTTTGGTCTGTCAGACACAAGACAACTGCCAAACTGCAAATTTTCTTACCAAACTTCATTACAGAAAGCACTTCCTATGCCATCTATGACATAATACCAGCATGTGGTTATTAAAACATTCACTGAGATTGgttgttctttgttttgtgttgtcgCTTGTGGAAGATATGTGTGAAACTAAGCTGTTACTTGTATAAAAACTGGATTGAACTGAATGCTTGACTAGATTTTCCAATAATTAAGGTTACAATGTTGCCTTAAAAATCAAtacaatgtttttgttaaaaacagtgtttgtgttctttttttcaaactggCAGTTTACTGTACCATTCTTCTATTTTTATGCAGGAGTAGAAGTAATACAACATTTTCTTAATGGGATGTATCATTTCCCTCAAACTGGACTATTTTCTATTGAATTGGTGGCTCCACAGTTTTTAATGTTACCATGTTTACTAAATGGTTATGCATAGTACATCACCAAATGGTGTCAATCAGGGTGAGAAACGTTATGTAACACAGTGCATGAGACCACAATATCACATACATGCAGCTTGCAGAAGCAGTACTTGTAGGTCACTcaataacagaaaatatttaatatttcaaattCTATCTAAGTGCAGATTTCATATTCTAAACAATAATctctgtctttttaagtcacATAAACTGGCATTTGTGTTTAGGGGTGTACTTGGCTCCTCTTCTGAGCTAGCCTGCCAAGGGACAGAATGTCTGCAGAGCTTTCATTTCCATTTGTACAGAAAATACCGGAGCTCTTCTTATGCATGAAAGAACCTTATTATCAGCCATCATTTAGTTTCAAGGGGAACCAGACCTGAATacaaatgtttgcatgtttgcacCCAGGCCCATCTGGGctattctttcattttttatggaGGACTACAATAAGCTTATTGGTCTTTTAAATGCTAATCATCGTAGCTCTCTTAGCCTTTACAGTATTATATGCAAACTGACAACAGAAGAAGCAGAGGTTCAAGCCTCTTAGACTACctacaaatgtaaacacaggTGGCCTTGGTTTAACACTGAGGTTTATTTTGCTGGGTCCAAATTTAACATCACTCAAAAGCATGTTAGCCCTCTGCACTGGGGCCATTCAAACATAAGGGTTTGCATGGTTAATGATTTGACAAGGTACATTGACATCATTCAGATGTCAGACATCATTATGACCTCAGAGATACTGCAGGTTATGTAAATCAAATAAAGATAAGAGTTTGACTCCACATAGCACTAAAAGCGTTCCTAAATGTATCGGATGATGTAATTACGTCAGTGCACAACCCACCTGCGCTCATCATATAAATTCAACAGTATCTGCTCTCATGACTTTGCACTGCACACTGCTTCCTACTGTCATCCACCACAGCACAGGAACTGCCAACCACATCCAACTGGAACCATGCAGTCTGCCGAGGCCAAATGGAACAAAAACAGCCTGCTTCTGGCTCTGAGGCAATACAGCTCAGCTGTTAGCAACATGGAGCACACCATTCTCCTGCCGAGCCTGCTGCGAGATGTGCCCTCTGATGAGGTGTTGGACTGTGAAGCTGAAGAGGATGCCTGCAGAGACTTGTACAGCAACTTCCTGATGTTCAAGGCCATAAGAAACACAGTGGAGAACAGCCTACATGATGACCACATGGCCAAGAACACAGCACTCAACAAGACCCTGGCACCTCTCCTGGACACAGATCCTGAAGCTCTCTTCCGCTTTCACCTGAAAGGACTGTTTTCTGTGATGAATGACCTCACCAAGAAGACTCACAATCTCACTGAGAAATATATGGACATTATTGGAGTTTCAaattagaaaacatttaaattatgtGGGCATTGGCAAAATATCTGGTGTTTGTAAAATAACTGTTTAAATTTGGTGTCCATATTCTTCTAATGTATTGGATTCGGAACAAATGTGCATTGTGAATACCGATCACTTCTATCTCTTCTTTGCCAACTGTAAAAGTTCCTTGGAAACTATGGTTTGAAGATATggcaaaatgttaaatatattaaatgatCATGAAACAGAACAGTGTTGTAAAAATGAGTCTTTATGAATGTTTATGATTGTTGCTCTTAAGTATCAGTCaattatgtgatttttaatgggGTTATTGTTATGGTTAATTGACCAAATGGTAGTTAATGTCAACAGCCATAAATATTTCTCCAGATTAATTTATGTGTCATGTCACACTTATAATCAGCAGTCTTATGCACAGCCCTTCAAAGTGTTACTGAATCATTCTTATTGCTCTAACTAATAAGGAAAACTTCAGTCAGAAAATGTTgaattttggtattttttatttacatatctaTATTTCACACAATATGTGACAGAACGATTTCACAAAAAGACTACTCAAGACAGATGGCAGTCTAAgtgttttgtctctctctctccctcttccatCTCATCAGCCATAGACACTTAGCGCACAGGATAGAAAGGCTCGACAATCTCTGCAAAGGTTTTCTTTTCtggtaaaataaaagacacagaaaccaTTTgattacacacatacatgtgccACTGTGGTTTGACAGTAATGACAGTAAGTAtggcacaacaacaacaacaacacagcatgGTGCGACTAGACTATGCTTTAAGATCTGTTATGAGCACATGATTTCTGTTACTGATGGTAAAATATAGGAGCAAATATTGAGCACATATGACATTGTGCAATAGAATAATAGAGCAGACACACAAAGTAATGAATATAGCCAAAATACAGAGCATTGCATGCTTCtgttattaaataaatagataataccAGCACTGCAGTTCCTTCTTTGACCTATCGTTCCCCGCTGTTAAATGATAATCCAGCTGACATACGATGCAACAAACTTTTTTCAAAAACCAGTGATGCCCAACAGAATTTGCTTAAATGCACAGATAGGTGGAAAAAGTGACTAATTTGTAGTCTTCCCAAGACCTTAATAATAAGATACATCAAACATTGACATAAAGACAGCTGTATTGATGGGTTCTTGTGCCTAATCTTACagcaaaaaacaatgaaatgatTCTTACTCTTTTGTGCAAATTCCTCTGGGTGTCTTCTGACGTACTCGTTCATATCTCGATCAAGTCTGGCGTACGTGTAATTTTCATGTTTCGTCAGGTGGTAGCCAAGGAACCAACCAATTGTTGAAAATAGGACTTGTCGGTGAACACCTAAAAAAGGGAAGAGGAAAAAATTGTGACACATATgacaatattataatataatataatatttactaaataaagactgaaagcacaaataaaatattttattgttgttaatgTGGACGCACAGATTTGCACCTTATACTTTTCAAAAATTAGTAGTAACCAATGTCATTAAGTACAACTtagttgttgttgatttttttaatcaatgctACCTGATATAGTAAACCATCATAAATACATTACCAATGCATAAGAAGACTACATCAGATTGAGTACACAGTTTGGATCTAAAAGTAatttctaattaaaatgacacTGAAAACGTTGCTGTTGGGTGACTTTATGGTTCATTTTATGCCAAGCTGTTACGACGCATGCCGTCAAAGTCATGTCACTTTACAGTGCACGAACCGAGACATTGTTTTATAGTTAGTTTGTGATTATTTACCACTTGATTTGTTACTTAAATTAAGCCATCCGAGACCAGAGGAATTAAAGGTGAGTAACATCCATAGACTGCATGGTAACAACACAATGTGTCATACCATGTTACTCCTCTGCTATGAATATGTTGACTCTTTTTAAGTGCACCATGCCAGGGCAGATTTTTATAAATGTCCCATACGCTTGACAGGAAAGTGCACCTTGGTATACATGATTAACGCTGATAGACGGCTAACAAACATGCTAACCTGATTTCAGCGGCGGCCTGTGGTTGATGGCGTTATGAAGCACCGCGGTGGCCCAGCCCATAGCGCCCAGCCACACAGAGTTCCTGTTGACGATTCCCGGAGGAGGGAGATCCTTTGCCTCGTCAGGCATGGTGAGAAATTTCCCCTTAAATTCAGATAAATAAGTGTCCTGCCTGCGTTCACTTATCGGCTATCACCTCTCTTAGGAAGTCAAGGGCATGGTGTGCAGCCGAATGAAACGTCCGGACAAAAACATATGACAACCGCTTCAGTTCCGCCTGTTCTGTTTCCTAGCAACCAACGCGAGAGGGTAAAACTTTAACGTTTAGCAATGAAGGCGATTACTTTTCGATTACATTTCAAGTATtagatttttatataaaataacagaaatgtaaCGCATTAAACGGGGCTGCCTATAAACAACTGGATCTCTTAGCTAACTAATGCTAACACCTATCAATTTCAACTACTAGTAGTTGATAGTAACGTTAACAGCCTAAGATTCATGGTAACATTGGCTGTAAAACACCACCATGGTGCGTCAGATTAAAGCGTTCAACCTGAATGCCTCATTCCATTAAATCGTTGTATCATGTCTGGCATGTCTTTAATTTCCAGCTAATATACATCAAGTTCTTTAATCAATTATGGGCTGAACATACTGCAGCTGACAGATCCAAAACCttatagaataaaatcatatcgtcaccctgttgaaataatcgcctaactcattttttcaagttttgcaggaaacacaaaaaacttcaccaaaagtgtaacatatgacatgtattgatcatttcactcaaaaaggatgtctACAAAGGATgtctattggcatagtaataacactgtgtgtaaattatgtagcctaacttaagagaaataaatgacttaggcaattttttgaacatgcctttgtgacttaagcaagacatatatatatatatatatatatatatatatatatatatatatatatatagttggtctgctgttcttgcactgaaaaaaagaaatcacagttttttatttgcttcaaaccttttgtattcctattcatactgttctacatgcatttgatcATGACATTTGTTAAgctactgcactgtaaacatatttaaaatcgcagtttcatcatatctggttgagtgcacggtcctatatgtggccctgtggtagtgtcgatgaaaaactgtggccccctccagcattgaagttgcccatccctgatttaggcaataaaaaacaaaaaaacaattttgacaaaaaatgactttggcGATTATCTTAACAGTGTGACGTTATGCAAGGTATATACTGTGAAAAACGTgccataaatgtttatttttgtaattttcaataaagcattgggaaaaaaagagagttaCTTTGCATGtgaagtgatgacatcattgagtgcagttctcctcctcctcctctaacagacagacaggctgctGAGGATACACAGCCCTGCCCAGCAGTGGCTTTGCCTATTTGATGAGGTGACCTATGCATACCAAGTAGTTATAAGTCCGGGGATATCCCCGTGTTTTTGGTAAGTGCAAACTATTTTCTGACTCGTTTCGCTAGGCTGACTTtgattttttctctctgcatCTGCAGATAGTACCAAAATGGCTAGAGGCGCACGGTAGCTGCTCGTTGCTACTGTTGCAAGCTTCGCCCTAATGGCTATCAAGCCAGATTGAATAGGAAGCATTAAtacaaaaagaaatgtaacgGTACACAAATTGAGTCTGCAGAATGCTACAGTGTCACTTTGCATCACCAAACAAGATAAAAGGGCGAAAAAGGAAATGCGACACCGGGTTCCATTTATATTGCGAGCAATTCCAGTTAGATTTAACCCTACAATATGGTTCTTTGTATTCAGGTTGGCATTCAGTGATTCACGCCGTCTCGCAAGCAACAGTTTGATCTCTAAgaatgttaattattattattgttattattattacagtgagATGTTAAGTTTTCAAGCACGTACAGGCCCGACCCTCGGTGCTGGTTTCAGAGCAAATGTAACGGAACTGCAGAGAATATTAAAATTGTACATGACTACCCCTGTTTATGCCGCTGTGATGTGTATAGACGCCGACAAAAGAAACAGAGATATGTGCTTAACATTAaagatattatttatttactcaaaaatatgttttgtgccTCAGTGCTTCCATTATCCTCTCCCAAAAATTGGTGCAGGGCCCCCtgaaactgcaaaaaaacattagTAATGTCACATTGTGTACTTATCAtatgataaaaatgaaaatggggAAAAACAGTGGAGAAGTGAAACTATAATTTTTCCTCTGTGTAACTATATATTACTGTTgtcaatgttaaaaaaagtctgttgtgTTCAGGGCCTTAATAATGGAGCGTGAGgacaaaatacaatttattaaacatgtattttaaccAGACaacgtttattattattataaccatTTTGTCAAACTTGCGGAATAGAAACTTGTGATTTGAGTAAGTAGTTAGCAAAATTGACATTTACTTGTATTGTATAGTTTCTATTGCTGTCAGTGTATTTGTGCAAATGAACTAAATAAGAGTTCAAATTTACTTACTGTAGATCTGAGCCAGGGAATATTTATCCCTCTCTTACtctgatttttgtgtttgtgaagaTTATTCGTGTCAAATGTCAGCTGATCCTTCTGTGGATACTGTGTTTTCACAACAGTTTGGTATATTTTCCTCAGCTTTTCACTGTCTGCCTTGGGACTTTTCAGAATTGTGCCAGTAGCATGAACTCCAGCTACAGACAAATGTGATCACTTTGGTGAAATGCAGTGGTTTAATGTTAATACATTtacttaaaatacatttcttttgtttgtttatctttcACAGTTTAGCATGAGTATGGAAGATTATGACTACCTGTTCAAAATAGTTCTGATTGGAAATGCTGGAGTGGGGAAGACATGTCTCGTCCGGCGCTTTACTCAGGTTTGTATAAGTCTACGTTTATGAGTTTGGAggtatttatttacagtatgtaGAGATTATGAGTGTCAGACTATATCATTCTGTTTTAATTCTAGGGCCTTTTCCCACCTGGACAAGGGGCAACTATTGGAGTAGATTTCATGATTAAAACTGTGGAAATCAAAGGGGAGAAGGTCAAGGTATTCAAAgtttaaatagattttaatataaaatcaaaTGTCTTTTTGATTTCTAATTGTTAGGATGGAAAGTTGCTGATTGCAGATATTCTGTTTTCCAGCTGCAGATATGGGACACAGCTGGACAGGAGAGATTTCGCTCCATTACTCAGAGTTATTACCGTAGTGCCAACGCCCTCATTCTTACATATGACATTACTTGTGAGGACTCCTTCAGGTGCCTTCCAGAGTGGCTGAGGGAGATTGAGCAGTATGCCAACAACCAGGTGGTGACTATATTAGTCGGTAAGAAGCTTTACTTTAATAACTGATGGTCCTTTTATCATAAGAACACTAGTGTGCTCTACATTTTACTGGAATGTAGCTGCTTTTctgattttaattaaatgtaagatGATATCAGAGGCCGTTTCTGACCAGATATGCAAAAGCCAGTTTTGTTATCAACATAcctttttgtgtgattttgctTCTCAGAAAAGAAATCAATTTTGTCTTGACTGAAAAGCTCACACACTGTCTTTGTTTACATCCAtcccacacatgcatgcacacacctccACTTCCATCTGTCTCATCTACACCCACCACTGTTCACAAAGTCAATCTGTGTTGAGATGCAAGAAGCCGCATTGTTACTTGTTATGTATGTTGACAGATGAATGCTGTGTGTCTTACAGGTAATAAAATAGATCTGGCAGAGAAGAGAGAGGTTCTCAGACAGAGGGCTGAAGACTTTGCTGAGGCTCAGAGCATGCTGTACCTGGAGACCTCAGCCAAAGAGTCTGACAATGTTGAGAAACTTTTCCTCGACCTGGCCTGCGAACTCATTCGAGAGGCCAAACAGAACAAGCTGGATAACAATGACACTGCCCCAATGCCCGGTGAGGGTAAAACCATCAGTTACTTGAGCTGCTGCAACCTCAATTAGAGAGAGCTCAGACTTGTGGCTGTGGTAACTCAGTAGCCATTGACTGTAGAGGGCAGATGGCTAAGCCCCAATGCCTCCGTCCCTCTAAGATGGCATAAAGCCACTTCTTATTCCCGTCATTTCTAGGCCCATGCCTTTTTTAAGCTGTACAAGGGAGTTAGTCAACTTTAGTTTGGCCTTCCAGGAATAAGCATTTTAGATGCTGCCAGTATGGAGCACATTGTCCTCAATGCAACAGGATGTAAAGTATGTCTGCCTGATGCATCCAGGAAACTGAGTAGGGCTCCATTTTGTCCTGGTGAAATGGCAGGATTTTCCTGTTTGGTCTTAAGGATCCATTTAATTTCACATCAATATTCACCAGCAGTATTACGTGAGTAAAAAGTTCTACCAGGGATTTTGTTACAGATTCCACTTAGCCGACAACAAGTGTCATGATCATTGGAGGTTATCAGCAACTGGTAACGATGTGTTTACATACAGTAGTTTTTGAGATTACCAAGTCTGATCAagttgcaaaaaaagttttgcaaCCTTACCCTAAAATCTGTTGCACAATCATTTATTCCCCACTACTTTCTTCTGCCCTgagaattaaatataattttattaacTTTCATAATCTAATTTTTGAGGAGTTATTTGCACCCGTCATTACAAACTGTGAAATATTTGCTCCCAATAGAAGACTTTTACTTgctgctaaaatatgtttttgtgtcagATAGCATAAActgaaacacacatataaactcAACATTGAAACAGTATTCTGTGacgccattattattattattttgcataCTTGCAATGCTTGCAGTTAGTTGGATGACATGGTGTGAAGCAGTTGGAAAGGTCTCAGACATTGTCAGTCATCAGTAGAACATTAGTGGAGTTTTTATTTGACTGTCAGCTGTTTCTTTTATCCATAGACGTGAATATTTCTGCCTTTGTTGTTGCTGCCTAGCCATGAAATTGTATCACTTCTTATTTGTTTGAAGAGGTATGTTCATGTAGTTTCGTATAAGACTTGTTGTACTTCatatgcttttattgtgaaatttctTGATTGTCCAGCATGTTTTGCCATAATTTGTAGTGTCTAACTTTATCTTTCATATATTTGCCATAACTGTAATGTACTGTATTGCACAATGCCATATACTGCAcacttattatttttgttgtaacattttgtcttttgttgtacaGACTTGTAGTACATCTTGGCACTttgcttttatacttttattttcagtaatCCCTTTGTACAACTGGCGAGCATTTTGTTTTGCCTTTTACCTTAGATTTAACAGCAGTGACCTATTGTTAATCCCTTGCATCTTCTTGTCAATACAACATGGGAAATACAAAGGAAAACACTATTGGGATGTTGTGCTTCTTTTCCTTTATGTGTACAAAATAATCCCTAAAAAAATACTCTGtataacattaaataattaCACTAAATATGATGTACTTGTCATGTTATTATTGCCACGACTCTTAAAGGTGCCCTCCTGCGGTGAGTACAAGTAACTACACGTTtgtgtaaaataatgttttatttttaaaataatttaccagAAGTGTGAATATGACTACTGACGCCACAAGAGGGCAACAGACATTGGTGATTTTAAATAGTCAGATCAAAACCTCCTACCACTGACATAATGATGGATATAGATGTATGCACCAGAGTATTTGCTAATGCttaaaatatgcacattatTAGAGTTGAacaaatgataaattaaaaataactttttgctTAAATGACCTGtgtatttaaagttttactgtccTCCAGTGGTCATATGTAGGGGCTTCACTATCAAATTTGTCATGCTAGCAccaattataaaatattttaggtCGCAATTACATGCAATATGTTAAGAAAGTGTACATTTCTGGAAATGTACATATGTTTAGGTAAATTACAGTTCTTCACACTGACAAACTAAAGGGTAGTGAACgctcatgattaaaaaaatcctATTAAGAGtcatatattaattaattcaatgCAAATTGTACTTATTTGCACGTATTACGTAACtgtgatatattttttccaaaacaaattttgtatttgttgttcaaatatgtttttgggTCAGATAGCATTAaatgaaacacaaataaatactcCATTGAAATAATATTCTGTCACGCCGTTCTtctcctaataataataataataataataataataataataataataataataataataataataataatataataataataataataatgcgtACTTTAAAGTTTTATCTTGAAATTATTTACCGGAATGTTCTATAACATCTGCATTGACGCTACCTTGACCAAATCAATAGCGCAGTTCCTTGCAGTGACCACAAGAGGGCAGCAAACACGGTGTAATTTGAAATACACTCAGGTCAACATCGCttattatatacagtctattatTTAAACGGTCTATGGTCATCATACACGCACAAACTCatgcttaaaaataataaatactctTCAGGTTAAACAACtgctaaattaaaaatggtCAGTTGCTATTTTGAATCTGTGTATTAAATACAAAACTTTTGTAGCCCTCCAGTGGTTACAGGTAGCTAGAAACTGCACAGCGC
This is a stretch of genomic DNA from Centropristis striata isolate RG_2023a ecotype Rhode Island chromosome 4, C.striata_1.0, whole genome shotgun sequence. It encodes these proteins:
- the thrsp gene encoding mid1-interacting protein 1-B-like, with translation MQSAEAKWNKNSLLLALRQYSSAVSNMEHTILLPSLLRDVPSDEVLDCEAEEDACRDLYSNFLMFKAIRNTVENSLHDDHMAKNTALNKTLAPLLDTDPEALFRFHLKGLFSVMNDLTKKTHNLTEKYMDIIGVSN
- the ndufc2 gene encoding NADH dehydrogenase [ubiquinone] 1 subunit C2; its protein translation is MPDEAKDLPPPGIVNRNSVWLGAMGWATAVLHNAINHRPPLKSGVHRQVLFSTIGWFLGYHLTKHENYTYARLDRDMNEYVRRHPEEFAQKKKKTFAEIVEPFYPVR
- the rab30 gene encoding ras-related protein Rab-30 translates to MSMEDYDYLFKIVLIGNAGVGKTCLVRRFTQGLFPPGQGATIGVDFMIKTVEIKGEKVKLQIWDTAGQERFRSITQSYYRSANALILTYDITCEDSFRCLPEWLREIEQYANNQVVTILVGNKIDLAEKREVLRQRAEDFAEAQSMLYLETSAKESDNVEKLFLDLACELIREAKQNKLDNNDTAPMPGEGKTISYLSCCNLN